A part of Anser cygnoides isolate HZ-2024a breed goose chromosome 17, Taihu_goose_T2T_genome, whole genome shotgun sequence genomic DNA contains:
- the RAD9B gene encoding cell cycle checkpoint control protein RAD9B isoform X3 — MFFQHYCWTAVSQPCQKEKQLSLPCKLFIKSVLPVFRCVNVLERNVEKCSIYTNTNEHHITFQLLCRNGIIKTYNLTFQECDPLQAVFAKHMCPNILKVHSRLLADIMIHFPTSQEEVTLSVTPMKVCFRSYAEEDADFSKTMLTEIQLNPDEFDYFQVGVDSEVTFCLKELRGLLAFSEATHGPVSIHFDVSGKPVAFSMEDMVLEASFILATLSDIDKGTASQEPPCCSRIPESSKAYVGKSENSSMDKDCNAEAVASKKPRQNENEQNAEPAAPASPVAKQNTCNSGNVFKDLEGTAMPEPDDQAVLEAESREAHYHKFQFLFFGAVSPKKDAINHTSHSLATASDTEEDFGNMQSSQVL; from the exons ATGTTTTTTCAACATTACTGCTGGACAGCTGTGTCTCAGCcatgtcagaaagaaaaacagttatcACTTCCATGTAAATTATTCATTAAG tcaGTTCTTCCTGTATTTAGATGTGTAAATGTGCTGGAAAGGAATGTAGAGAAATGCAGCATTTATACAAATACTAATGAGCATCACAtaacttttcagcttctctgcagaaatG GTATTATAAAAACATATAATCTGACTTTCCAAGAATGTGATCCACTGCAGGCTGTTTTTGCAAAGCACATGTGTCCGAACATACTTAAAGTCCACTCCAG gCTGCTGGCTGATATAATGATCCACTTTCCAACCAGTCAAGAAGAAGTAACTTTATCGGTTACCCCAATGAAGGTTTGTTTCAGGAGTTACGCTGAGGAAGACGCTG ACTTTTCAAAGACAATGCTTACTGAAATACAGCTAAATCCAGATGAATTTGACTACTTCCAAGTTGGAGTAGACTCTGAAGTGACATTTTGCCTTAAAGAATTGAGG GGACTGCTGGCATTTTCCGAAGCTACCCACGGTCCTGTCTCAATCCATTTTGACGTATCTGGGAA ACCAGTTGCTTTCAGCATGGAAGACATGGTGCTGGAAGCCAGCTTTATTTTGGCTACATTGTCTGACATCGACAAGGGGACAGCTTCCCAGGAGCCCCCGTGCTGTTCACGGATTCCAGAAAG CTCAAAGGCGTACGTGGGCAAATCTGAAAACTCCTCCATGGATAAGGACTGTAATGCAGAAGCAGTTGCTTCCAAAAAGCCACGGCAGAATGAAAACGAACAGAACGCAGAGCCAGCGGCACCTGCAAGTCCTGTGGCAAAACAGAATACATGCAACTCGGGGAACGTTTTTAAAGATCTTGAGGGAACAGCCATGCCTGAGCCAGATGACCAAGCAGTGCTGGAAGCAGAGTCAAGAGAAGCTCATTATCACAAG TTTCAGTTCTTGTTCTTTGGAGCAGTTTCTCCTAAGAAGGATGCCATCAATCACACCTCCCATAGTTTAGCAACAGCTAGTGACACTGAAGAGGATTTTGGCAACATGCAGAGCTCCCAAGTTCTCTAG
- the RAD9B gene encoding cell cycle checkpoint control protein RAD9B isoform X2, translating into MRGVLGGAPLRVFGKAIHAIARISDEFCFDPLEKGLALRSVNSSRSAYAYIFFSSMFFQHYCWTAVSQPCQKEKQLSLPCKLFIKSVLPVFRCVNVLERNVEKCSIYTNTNEHHITFQLLCRNGIIKTYNLTFQECDPLQAVFAKHMCPNILKVHSRLLADIMIHFPTSQEEVTLSVTPMKVCFRSYAEEDADFSKTMLTEIQLNPDEFDYFQVGVDSEVTFCLKELRGLLAFSEATHGPVSIHFDVSGNSKAYVGKSENSSMDKDCNAEAVASKKPRQNENEQNAEPAAPASPVAKQNTCNSGNVFKDLEGTAMPEPDDQAVLEAESREAHYHKFQFLFFGAVSPKKDAINHTSHSLATASDTEEDFGNMQSSQVL; encoded by the exons cttgCCTTAAGATCAGTGAATTCTTCAAGGTCAGCGTATGCGTACATCTTCTTCTCATCTATGTTTTTTCAACATTACTGCTGGACAGCTGTGTCTCAGCcatgtcagaaagaaaaacagttatcACTTCCATGTAAATTATTCATTAAG tcaGTTCTTCCTGTATTTAGATGTGTAAATGTGCTGGAAAGGAATGTAGAGAAATGCAGCATTTATACAAATACTAATGAGCATCACAtaacttttcagcttctctgcagaaatG GTATTATAAAAACATATAATCTGACTTTCCAAGAATGTGATCCACTGCAGGCTGTTTTTGCAAAGCACATGTGTCCGAACATACTTAAAGTCCACTCCAG gCTGCTGGCTGATATAATGATCCACTTTCCAACCAGTCAAGAAGAAGTAACTTTATCGGTTACCCCAATGAAGGTTTGTTTCAGGAGTTACGCTGAGGAAGACGCTG ACTTTTCAAAGACAATGCTTACTGAAATACAGCTAAATCCAGATGAATTTGACTACTTCCAAGTTGGAGTAGACTCTGAAGTGACATTTTGCCTTAAAGAATTGAGG GGACTGCTGGCATTTTCCGAAGCTACCCACGGTCCTGTCTCAATCCATTTTGACGTATCTGGGAA CTCAAAGGCGTACGTGGGCAAATCTGAAAACTCCTCCATGGATAAGGACTGTAATGCAGAAGCAGTTGCTTCCAAAAAGCCACGGCAGAATGAAAACGAACAGAACGCAGAGCCAGCGGCACCTGCAAGTCCTGTGGCAAAACAGAATACATGCAACTCGGGGAACGTTTTTAAAGATCTTGAGGGAACAGCCATGCCTGAGCCAGATGACCAAGCAGTGCTGGAAGCAGAGTCAAGAGAAGCTCATTATCACAAG TTTCAGTTCTTGTTCTTTGGAGCAGTTTCTCCTAAGAAGGATGCCATCAATCACACCTCCCATAGTTTAGCAACAGCTAGTGACACTGAAGAGGATTTTGGCAACATGCAGAGCTCCCAAGTTCTCTAG
- the RAD9B gene encoding cell cycle checkpoint control protein RAD9B isoform X1, translating into MRGVLGGAPLRVFGKAIHAIARISDEFCFDPLEKGLALRSVNSSRSAYAYIFFSSMFFQHYCWTAVSQPCQKEKQLSLPCKLFIKSVLPVFRCVNVLERNVEKCSIYTNTNEHHITFQLLCRNGIIKTYNLTFQECDPLQAVFAKHMCPNILKVHSRLLADIMIHFPTSQEEVTLSVTPMKVCFRSYAEEDADFSKTMLTEIQLNPDEFDYFQVGVDSEVTFCLKELRGLLAFSEATHGPVSIHFDVSGKPVAFSMEDMVLEASFILATLSDIDKGTASQEPPCCSRIPESSKAYVGKSENSSMDKDCNAEAVASKKPRQNENEQNAEPAAPASPVAKQNTCNSGNVFKDLEGTAMPEPDDQAVLEAESREAHYHKFQFLFFGAVSPKKDAINHTSHSLATASDTEEDFGNMQSSQVL; encoded by the exons cttgCCTTAAGATCAGTGAATTCTTCAAGGTCAGCGTATGCGTACATCTTCTTCTCATCTATGTTTTTTCAACATTACTGCTGGACAGCTGTGTCTCAGCcatgtcagaaagaaaaacagttatcACTTCCATGTAAATTATTCATTAAG tcaGTTCTTCCTGTATTTAGATGTGTAAATGTGCTGGAAAGGAATGTAGAGAAATGCAGCATTTATACAAATACTAATGAGCATCACAtaacttttcagcttctctgcagaaatG GTATTATAAAAACATATAATCTGACTTTCCAAGAATGTGATCCACTGCAGGCTGTTTTTGCAAAGCACATGTGTCCGAACATACTTAAAGTCCACTCCAG gCTGCTGGCTGATATAATGATCCACTTTCCAACCAGTCAAGAAGAAGTAACTTTATCGGTTACCCCAATGAAGGTTTGTTTCAGGAGTTACGCTGAGGAAGACGCTG ACTTTTCAAAGACAATGCTTACTGAAATACAGCTAAATCCAGATGAATTTGACTACTTCCAAGTTGGAGTAGACTCTGAAGTGACATTTTGCCTTAAAGAATTGAGG GGACTGCTGGCATTTTCCGAAGCTACCCACGGTCCTGTCTCAATCCATTTTGACGTATCTGGGAA ACCAGTTGCTTTCAGCATGGAAGACATGGTGCTGGAAGCCAGCTTTATTTTGGCTACATTGTCTGACATCGACAAGGGGACAGCTTCCCAGGAGCCCCCGTGCTGTTCACGGATTCCAGAAAG CTCAAAGGCGTACGTGGGCAAATCTGAAAACTCCTCCATGGATAAGGACTGTAATGCAGAAGCAGTTGCTTCCAAAAAGCCACGGCAGAATGAAAACGAACAGAACGCAGAGCCAGCGGCACCTGCAAGTCCTGTGGCAAAACAGAATACATGCAACTCGGGGAACGTTTTTAAAGATCTTGAGGGAACAGCCATGCCTGAGCCAGATGACCAAGCAGTGCTGGAAGCAGAGTCAAGAGAAGCTCATTATCACAAG TTTCAGTTCTTGTTCTTTGGAGCAGTTTCTCCTAAGAAGGATGCCATCAATCACACCTCCCATAGTTTAGCAACAGCTAGTGACACTGAAGAGGATTTTGGCAACATGCAGAGCTCCCAAGTTCTCTAG